GTCGTTTTTCACACGTGTTCAACAACCCTAATGTCGCTTACTGCGAACAGCAACTTGACGTATTGCTCCAAAAAGTAGTCCCGGGCAAACGGGTTCTTGAAATTGGATGCTACGAGGGTGGGGAAGTGCCCAGATTGTTGGCTCACAACCCCCAGAGTCTTGTTGGGATCGACATATCTCCTCGTGCTATTGCAAAAGCCGTGGCCACATTTGGTGATTGTGTGTCCTTCTATGTGGCGGACGCGCACCAGCTGCCCTTTCCAGACAAGAGCTTCGACGTAGTTTATGGTAGAGCAATTCTTCACCACCTGAACTATCAACAAGCAATTGAGGAAGCATACCGAATTCTGGTACCAGAAGGTTACGCCATCTTTGTCGAACCCCTAATCCACAATCCCCTACTGAAACTTTTTCGTAAAGCCATGTCCTGGGCTCATACGCCAGCAGAGCGTCCTCTCTCAAGACATCAGATACGCTGGGCAAATAACCTCTTCGGATGCCAAAATCACTACTTTGGAGGACTTCTCTCCACCCTCTGCGGGATACTAACATCACTGCTTGGGTTAGAAGCGAGCAATACTGCGCTGAGAGTAGCGGATAGATTAGACCGCTTTCTCCTGCGTACACCCCTAAAGTGGTGGGCTCGCACGGTGTACCTGGTGTGGCAAAAGAGGTAACAGGCAATACATGTCTTGCCAAAACGGGTTTTTTGGAACCTTCGTTAAGGTGCTAAGACCATGAACCGGTTACGTATCGTTCTTCTCGCACACTATGCTCCATCACTTGTGAACTTCCGAGGACCGCTGATTCAGGCCCTGGTTGAGCGGGGGCATGAGGTCTTTGCCCTGGCACCGGATTTCGATGTCAAAATCGAGGAAAAGGTGAGGGCTCTGGGAGCTGTACCTCTCCCCTACTCCCTTTCCCGCACCGGGCTGAA
The window above is part of the Candidatus Caldatribacterium sp. genome. Proteins encoded here:
- a CDS encoding class I SAM-dependent methyltransferase gives rise to the protein RFSHVFNNPNVAYCEQQLDVLLQKVVPGKRVLEIGCYEGGEVPRLLAHNPQSLVGIDISPRAIAKAVATFGDCVSFYVADAHQLPFPDKSFDVVYGRAILHHLNYQQAIEEAYRILVPEGYAIFVEPLIHNPLLKLFRKAMSWAHTPAERPLSRHQIRWANNLFGCQNHYFGGLLSTLCGILTSLLGLEASNTALRVADRLDRFLLRTPLKWWARTVYLVWQKR